The proteins below are encoded in one region of Campylobacter helveticus:
- a CDS encoding FlhB-like flagellar biosynthesis protein: protein MSKIKKSIKKAVALGYQRERKDSAPKVLASGKGENASKIISLAKEHGVPIKEDEDLIEILSKLDLGDEIPPNMYKAVAEVFAFIYQMANKSLPKN from the coding sequence ATGAGTAAGATTAAAAAATCCATCAAAAAAGCCGTAGCACTAGGATACCAAAGAGAAAGGAAAGATTCGGCACCTAAAGTTTTGGCAAGTGGTAAAGGCGAAAATGCTTCTAAAATCATTTCTTTAGCCAAAGAACACGGAGTGCCGATTAAAGAAGATGAGGATTTGATAGAAATTTTAAGTAAGCTTGACCTTGGCGATGAGATACCGCCTAATATGTATAAGGCTGTTGCGGAGGTTTTTGCTTTTATCTATCAAATGGCAAATAAAAGTTTGCCAAAAAATTAA